From the genome of Callithrix jacchus isolate 240 chromosome 7, calJac240_pri, whole genome shotgun sequence, one region includes:
- the THRAP3 gene encoding thyroid hormone receptor-associated protein 3, with the protein MSKTNKSKSGSRSSRSRSASRSRSRSFSKSRSRSRSVSRSRKRRLSSRSRSRSYSPAHNRERNHPRVYQNRDFRGHNRGYRRPYYFRGRNRGFYPWGQYNRGGYGNYRSNWQNYRQAYSPRRGRSRSRSPKRRSPSPRSRSHSRNSDKSSSDRSRRSSSSRSSSNHSRVESSKRKSAKEKKSSSKDSRPSQAAGDNQGDETKEQAFSGGTSQDTKASESSKPWPDATYGTGSASRASAVSELSPRERSPALKSPLQSVVVRRRSPRPSPVPKPSPPLSSTSQMGSSLPSGAGYQSGTHQGQFDHGSGSLSPSKKSPVGKSPPSTGSTYGSSQKEENAAPGGAAYTKRYLEEQKTENGKDKEQKQTNTDKEKIKEKGSFSDTGLGDGKMKSDSFAPKTDSEKPFRGSQSPKRYKLRDDFEKKMADFHKEEMDDQDKDKAKGRKESEFDDEPKFMSKVIGANKNQEEEKSGKWEGLVYAPPGKEKQRKTEELEEESFSERSKKEDRGKRTEGGHRGFVPEKNFRVTAYKAVQDKSSSPPPRKTSESRDKLGAKGDFSTGKSSFSITREAQVNVRMDSFDEDLARPSGLLAQERKLCRDLVHSNKKEQEFRSIFQHIQSAQSQRSPSELFAQHIVTIVHHVKEHHFGSSGMTLHERFTKYLKRGTEQEAAKNKKSPEIHRRIDISPSTFRKHGLAHDEMKSPREPGYKAEGKYKDDPVDLRLDIERRKKHKERDLKRGKSRESVDSRDSSHSRERSAEKTEKTHKGSKKQKKHRRARDRSRSSSSSSQSSHSYKAEEYTEETEEREESTTGFDKSRLGTKDFVGPSERGGGRARGTFQFRARGRGWGRGNYSGNNNNNSNNDFQKRNREEEWDPEYTPKSKKYYLHDDREGEGSEKWVSRGRGRGAFPRGRGRFMFRKSSTSPKWAHDKFSGEEGEIEDDESGTENREEKDNLQPATE; encoded by the exons TTCTAGGTCTCGTTCCAGATCATATTCTCCAGCTCATAACAGAGAAAGAAACCACCCAAGAGTATATCAGAATCGGGATTTTCGAGGTCACAACAGAGGCTATAGAAGGCCCTATTATTTTCGTGGGCGCAACAGAGGCTTTTATCCATGGGGCCAGTATAACCGAGGAGGCTATGGAAACTACCGCTCAAATTGGCAGAATTACCGGCAAGCATACAGTCCTCGTCGAGGCCGCTCAAGATCCAGGTCCCCAAAGAGAAGGTCCCCTTCACCAAGGTCCAGGAGCCATTCTAGAAACTCTGATAAGTCATCCTCTGACCGGTCAAGGCGCTCCTCATCCTCCCGTTCTTCCTCCAACCATAGCCGAGTTGAATCTTCTAAGCGCAAGTCTGCAAAGGAGAAAAAGTCCTCTTCTAAGGATAGCCGGCCCTCTCAGGCTGCTGGGGATAACCAGGGAGATGAGACCAAGGAGCAGGCATTCTCTGGAGGCACCTCTCAAGATACAAAAGCGTCTGAGAGCTCAAAGCCATGGCCAGATGCCACTTATGGCACTGGTTCTGCATCCCGGGCCTCAGCAGTTTCTGAGCTGAGTCCTCGGGAGCGAAGCCCAGCTCTCAAAAGCCCCCTCCAGTCTGTGGTGGTGAGGCGGCGGTCACCCCGTCCTAGCCCGGTGCCAAAACCTAGTCCTCCACTTTCCAGCACATCCCAGATGGGCTCATCTCTGCCGAGTGGTGCCGGGTATCAGTCTGGGACACACCAAGGTCAGTTCGACCATGGTTCTGGGTCCCTGAGTCCATCCAAAAAGAGCCCTGTGGGTAAGAGTCCACCATCCACTGGCTCCACATACGGCTCATCTCAGAAGGAGGAGAATGCTGCTCCAGGAGGAGCAGCCTATACAAAGAG ATATCTAGAAGAGCAGAAGACAGAGAATGGAAAAGATAaggaacagaaacaaacaaataccgataaagaaaaaataaaagagaaagggagcTTCTCTGACACAGGCTTGGGTGATGGAAAAATGAAATCTGATTCTTTTGCTCCCAAAACTGATTCTGAGAAGCCTTTTCGGGGCAGTCAGTCTCCCAAAAGGTATAAGCTCCGAGATGACTTTGAAAAGAAGATGGCTGACTTCCACAAGGAGGAGATGGATGATCAAGATAAGGACAAAgctaagggaaggaaggaatctgAATTTGATGATGAACCCAAATTTATGTCTAAAGTCATAGGTGCAAACAAAaaccaggaggaggagaagtCAGGCAAATGGGAGGGCCTGGTATATGCACCTCCAGGGaaggaaaagcagaggaaaacagaggagctggaggaggagtcTTTCTCAGAGAGATCCAAAAAGGAGGATCGGGGCAAGAGAACCGAAGGTGGGCACAGGGGCTTTGTGCCTGAGAAGAATTTCCGAGTGACTGCTTACAAAGCAGTCCAGGACAAAAGCTCATCACCTCCCCCAAGAAAGACCTCTGAGAGCCGAGACAAGCTGGGAGCGAAAGGAGATTTTTCCACAGGGAAGTCTTCCTTTTCCATTACTCGAGAGGCACAGGTCAATGTCCGGATGGACTCTTTTGATGAGGACCTTGCACG accCAGTGGCTTATTGGCTCAGGAACGCAAGCTTTGCCGAGATCTAGTCCATAGCAACAAAAAGGAACAGGAGTTTCGTTCTATTTTCCAGCACATACAGTCAGCTCAGTCTCAGCGTAGCCCCTCAGAACTGTTTGCCCAACATATAGTGACCATTGTTCACCATGTTAAAG AGCATCACTTTGGGTCCTCAGGAATGACGTTACATGAACGCTTTACTAAATACCTAAAGAGAGGAACTGAGCAGGAGGCagccaaaaacaagaaaagcccaGAGATACACAG gaGAATAGACATTTCCCCCAGTACATTCAGAAAACATGGTTTGGCTCATGATGAAATGAAAAGTCCCCGGGAACCTGGCTACAAG GCTGAGGGGAAATACAAAGATGATCCTGTTGATCTCCGCCTTGATATTGAACGTCGTAAAAAACATAAGGAGAGAGATCTTAAACGAGGTAAATCGAGAGAATCAGTGGATTCCCGAGACTCCAGCCACTCAAGGGAAAGGTCAgctgagaaaacagagaaaactcATAAAGGATCAAAGAAGCAGAA GAAGCACCGGAGAGCGAGAGACAGGTCAagatcctcctcctcttcctcccagtcATCTCACTCCTACAAAGCAGAAGAGTACACTgaagagacagaggaaagagaggagagcaCCACAGGCTTTGACAAATCAAGACTGGGGACCAAAGACTTTGTGGGTCCAAGTGAAAGAGGAGGTGGCAGAGCTCGAGGAACCTTT CAATTTCGAGCCAGAggaagaggctggggcagaggcaaCTACTCCgggaacaataacaacaacagcaataacgattttcaaaaaagaaaccgGGAAGAGGAGTGGGACCCAGAGTACACACCCAAAAGCAAGAAATATTACTTG CATGATGACCGTGAAGGTGAAGGCAGTGAGAAGTGGGTGAgccggggccggggccgaggAGCCTTTCCTCGGGGTCGGGGCCGGTTCATGTTCCGGAAATCAAGTACCAGCCCCAAGTGGGCCCATGACAAGTtcagtggggaggaaggggaaatTGAAGACGACGAGAGTGGGACAGAGAACCGAGAAGAGAAGGACAATTTACAGCCTGCAACCGAGTAG